The Macaca fascicularis isolate 582-1 chromosome 11, T2T-MFA8v1.1 genome includes a region encoding these proteins:
- the LOC102137210 gene encoding ran-binding protein 6-like gives MAAITSAGVPAILSEKQEFYQLLTNLINPSCMVGRQEEEIYENIPGSSSKGEGCSLYYTWTDGYRFCT, from the coding sequence ATGGCGGCAATCACGTCTGCAGGGGTGCCGGCGATCTTGTCGGAAAAGCAAGAGTTTTATCAGCTTCTGACCAACCTCATCAATCCAAGCTGTATGGTGGGGAGGCAAGAAGAGGAAATCTACGAAAATATCCCAGGATCCTCATCCAAGGGTGAGGGCTGCAGCCTGTACTACACTTGGACAGATGGCTACAGATTTTGCACCTAA